The Candidatus Pantoea soli genome window below encodes:
- a CDS encoding GNAT family N-acetyltransferase yields the protein MSIQIRAMTPADSAAGLALTRQLGWPHRLEDWQQLIALGEGVVAEEQGQHLGGALGWRWGEHAATIGLVIVAESARGRGVGQQLMRALLAAFPGCRVLLHATPLGRPVYEKLGFRVCGRVWQHQVRALPAAPPVEVPAGLQLRAATPQDSAVLNALDYRASGMQRDRLLQTLLSETVVLTDRTGTVTGFASVRRFGHGYTIGPLVAADRAAAQALMAHRMQGLQGQFVRIDTPDAALAAWAQQQGLPQVDDPVVMVHGTPWQAAAGDARTWLLVSPALG from the coding sequence ATGAGCATACAGATACGGGCCATGACGCCGGCCGACAGCGCCGCCGGCCTGGCACTCACGCGCCAGCTGGGCTGGCCACATCGCCTTGAGGACTGGCAGCAGCTGATTGCGCTGGGCGAAGGCGTGGTGGCGGAAGAGCAGGGGCAGCATCTTGGTGGCGCGCTGGGCTGGCGCTGGGGCGAGCACGCCGCCACCATCGGTTTGGTGATTGTGGCAGAAAGCGCGCGCGGGCGCGGCGTGGGCCAGCAGCTGATGCGTGCGCTGCTGGCCGCCTTTCCTGGCTGCCGGGTGCTGCTGCACGCCACGCCGTTGGGCAGGCCGGTTTATGAAAAGCTGGGCTTCCGCGTCTGCGGACGCGTCTGGCAGCATCAGGTGCGCGCGCTGCCCGCTGCACCGCCGGTTGAGGTGCCTGCCGGCCTGCAGCTGCGCGCGGCCACGCCGCAGGACAGTGCGGTGCTGAACGCGCTGGATTACCGCGCCAGCGGCATGCAGCGCGATCGCCTGCTGCAGACGCTGCTGAGCGAGACGGTTGTGCTGACCGATCGCACCGGCACGGTCACCGGCTTTGCCAGCGTGCGCCGCTTTGGTCATGGCTATACCATCGGTCCGCTGGTGGCAGCGGATCGGGCCGCGGCGCAGGCGCTGATGGCACACCGCATGCAGGGGCTGCAGGGCCAGTTTGTGCGCATTGATACACCCGACGCGGCGCTGGCAGCGTGGGCTCAGCAGCAGGGGCTGCCACAGGTTGACGATCCGGTGGTCATGGTGCACGGCACGCCGTGGCAGGCCGCCGCCGGTGACGCGCGCACCTGGCTGCTGGTGTCACCGGCGCTGGGCTAA